Proteins from a single region of Salvelinus fontinalis isolate EN_2023a chromosome 15, ASM2944872v1, whole genome shotgun sequence:
- the LOC129811532 gene encoding SR-related and CTD-associated factor 8-like isoform X1, whose product MESVKAFNDELYSLNEYKPPISKAKMTNITKSAIKAIKYYKHVVQSVEKFVQKCKPEYKVPGLYVMDSIVRQSRHQFGQDKDVFAPRFSKNIIGTFHYFYRCPSDDKSKIVRVLNLWQKNAVFKSDIIQPLLDMAAGLLPPSVNPVMTSRDAPVNNATPGTPATPATPANIVSSLPDWASQFSNTDTVAAVAQILQSPQGQQLQQLVQSLQMQQEKPQPSLLQALDAGLVVQLQALTAQLTAAASANPMQLNPLDQRVSSFNKKMLGHFDFGNDSERSEDSKKDSQSSQMPMVSDSIFHQLAEQLQQQNLEQLQKQLMEHQQHQQKDGIFGSENTPQQSSSQSQHPEPDNKMDDSIDNQQQDMDLDDGPEMGEEIFEPEDKKSKTIDIQSRTRSRSRSRSPRKRRSRSRSGSRKRKHRKRSRSRSRERKRKLSRSYSSERQALELEKERQKKGLPPIRSKFLSVCSTTLWVGQVDKKATPQDLTNLFEEFGQIESINMIPPRGCAYICMVHRQDAYHARQKLSTGSYKIVSKVIKIAWALNKGVKQEYKQLWDMDLGVTYIPWEKVKLDDLDGFAEGGMIDQETVNAEWEAAKNAPQPVKEAVSQAVSAEPMAATNTQQTQQKAFIQQVSMMPVQLPVAQAVPAGGPVPPSFPVSMTMPPPGYGPPPTFLRAGFNASQPPPGFMQAAGVPQQAGMGSAPTSLVQPSMSHAQDSVKVSPYGATVPGSFMPSAIPGQGVFNPLQPGVQTQQGANDKTGQSADGMDAAAELVLQGMQNAMSRRMGLLGMHPSASLTHPLHQQGLPGQRMPGLMPLDLQPSMLQGAGARFPLLMQQGLSQQSILDASLHAQARARAASQMDHFNRAEGAFNRATNLPNENMSKAEDQPSSQADKSQQGRDQDYRFPPPQEKQNMGLLRTPPPEHRESMGGGGRGGGAGGVGAGGGGMDGGGGRSALLQTPVREPARDSIVGRLQALAGFTPQTQSRWGPPRGIFDERDMLGSPARVSKGFQEECPSSNQGQNFPNRFENQNRAGAGGVGAGVGGGPAWSRGGANAAAPFADADMPQDLDECRRPWDRQQRERDDREFYLRKEMNGNRLERDSREKDRERERERDRERERDHGRERGNREREQECDREREREKEREKDRERERERDRNKRGAWTPLLPLPQPLLPTPTPTPTLSLTQGKSQALLQLQSRLQPKPGLLTKPGLLQTPTLLTRSTSQAPTKFLQAPSQSPTQAKNEALPGPEPQTESQSSTQTHASPKSESSPQTQSSPQNQSSPQNLVSPQAQSPSPPQAQFPPLAQSPPQALSPPLAQSLPQALSPLPAQSPPQALSPPPAQSPPQALSQPPAQSPPQAPSPHQEITDTQEEPDNALWANKPEKPQEEPIEEPEPIEEPPSQLVYGTGLRLDTDVVAEHTPERVPTPTLSPTPAPLSMSPVLTHRAEEPQCLPEPLDVQQPPQHASSSSSSSSPKDNGLSEPMEEAKKQPVVEQTDTEGT is encoded by the exons TACTACAAACATGTTGTCCAGAGCGTGGAGAAGTTCGTTCAGAAA TGCAAGCCAGAGTACAAGGTCCCAGGCCTGTACGTCATGGACTCCATTGTGCGGCAGTCACGGCACCAGTTTGGCCAGGACAAGGATGTGTTTGCCCCGCGCTTCAGCAAAAACATCATCGGAACCTTCCATTACTTCTACCGCTGCCCCTCAGATGACAAG AGTAAGATTGTCAGAGTCCTCAACCTGTGGCAGAAGAACGCCGTCTTCAAGAGTGACATCATCCAGCCGCTGCTGGACATGGCTGCAGGACTACTCCCTCCCAGTGTCAACCCTGTCATGACCAGCAGGGATGCTCCGGTCAACAACGCTACGCCTG GTACCCCAGCGACCCCGGCCACTCCAGCCAACATCGTGTCCAGTCTGCCTGACTGGGCGTCTCAGTTTTCCAACACAGACACTGTAGCTGCTGTGGCCCAGATCCTGCAGAGTCCACAGGGACAACAG CTCCAGCAGCTGGTGCAGAGTCTGCAGATGCAGCAGGAGAAGCCCCAGCCTTCTCTGCTGCAGGCGCTGGATGCAGGTCTGGTGGTCCAGCTGCAGGCCCTGACAGCCCAGCTCACTGCTGCAGCCTCAGCCAACCCCATGCAGCTCAACCCCCTGGACCAGAGGGTCTCCTCCTTCAACAAG AAAATGTTGGGTCATTTTGACTTTGGGAATGATTCAGAACGTTCTGAAGACTCCAAAAAGGACTCGCAATCATCCCAGAT GCCCATGGTGTCAGACTCCATCTTCCACCAGCTGGCTGAGCAGCTGCAGCAGCAGAACCTAGAGCAGTTACAGAAGCAGCTCATGGAGCACCAGCAGCACCAGCAGAAG GATGGAATCTTTGGGTCTGAGAACACACCCCAGCAGAGCAGCAGCCAATCACAGCACCCAGAGCCAGACAACAAGATGGATGACTCCATTGACAACCAGCAGCAG GACATGGACCTGGATGACGGGCCAGAGATGGGCGAAGAGATCTTCGAGCCAGAGGACAAGAAGTCCAAGACGATTGACATACAATCAAGAACACGGTCCAGGTCACGATCAAG ATCTCCCAGGAAGAGAAGGTCCAGATCACGGTCAGGCTCTCGGAAACGGAAACATCGCAAGCGATCGCGGTCACGCTCCAGAGAACGGAAGAGGAAGTTGTCGCGGTCCTACTCCAGCGAGAGACAAGCCCTCGAGCTAGAGAAAGAGCGTCAGAAGAAAGGACTGCCTCCAATCCGATCCAAGTTTCTCAGTG TGTGCAGCACCACTCTGTGGGTGGGACAGGTAGACAAGAAGGCTACTCCGCAGGACCTCACCAATCTGTTTGAAGAGTTTGGTCAGATTGAGTCTATCAAT ATGATCCCTCCCCGTGGCTGTGCCTACATCTGTATGGTCCACAGACAGGATGCCTACCACGCCAGACAGAAACTCAGCACTGGTTCATACAAGATTGTCTCCAAGGTCATTAAG ATTGCTTGGGCGCTGAATAAGGGAGTGAAGCAGGAGTATAAGCAGTTGTGGGACATGGACCTGGGGGTCACCTACATCCCCTGGGAGAAGGTCAAGCTGGACGACCTGGACGGCTTCGCTGAGGGAGGCATGATCGACCAGGAGACTGTCAACGCCG AGTGGGAAGCAGCCAAAAATGCACCACAGCCAGTGAAGGAAGCGGTGAGCCAGGCTGTTAGCGCTGAACCCATGGCAGCCACTAATACCCAACAGACCCAACAAAAGGCCTTCATCCAACAAGTCTCCATGATGCCTGTGCAG CTCCCTGTGGCCCAGGCTGTCCCTGCTGGGGGTCCTGTGCCTCCATCCTTCCCTGTttccatgacaatgcccccgccAGGCTATGGCCCCCCGCCCACCTTCCTCAGAGCAGGGTTCAACGCCTCCCAGCCTCCTCCAG GTTTCATGCAGGCAGCAGGTGTTCCTCAGCAAGCAGGCATGGGCTCAGCTCCTACAT CTCTGGTGCAGCCCTCCATGTCGCATGCTCAAGACAGCGTGAAGGTCTCCCCGTACGGAGCCACTGTCCCAGGAAGCTTCATGCCCTCTGCCATCCCTGGACAAGGGGTCTTCAACCCGCTTCAACCTGGAGTCCAGACGCAGCAAGGAGCCAATGACAAGACGGGCCAATCTGCTGATGGCATGGACGCTGCTGCAGAGTTAGTACTGCAAG GTATGCAAAATGCAATGAGTCGTCGTATGGGTCTTCTGGGGATGCACCCCTCAGCCTCCCTCACCCACCCCCTACACCAGCAGGGCCTGCCTGGCCAGAGGATGCCTGGGCTAATGCCGCTGGACCTCCAGCCTAGTATGCTCCAGGGAGCCGGGGCCCGCTTCCCCCTCCTGATGCAGCAGGGCCTGTCCCAACAGAGCATCCTGGATGCCTCTCTCCATGCACAGGCCCGCGCCAGAGCGGCCTCCCAGATGGACCACTTTAACAGGGCCGAGGGGGCCTTCAACCGGGCTACCAACCTCCCAAACGAAAACATGTCTAAGGCTGAGGACCAGCCTTCCTCTCAGGCAGACAAGAGCCAGCAGGGGAGGGACCAAGACTACCGCTTCCCCCCGCCCCAGGAGAAGCAGAACATGGGCCTGCTGAGGACACCTCCCCCGGAGCACAGAGAGTCCATGGGTGGAGGTGGACGTGGTGGGGGAGCTGGTGGTGTGGGAGCTGGTGGTGGGGGTATGGACGGAGGAGGAGGCAGATCTGCCCTGCTCCAGACCCCAGTGAGGGAGCCAGCTAGAGACAGCATAGTAGGGCGGCTTCAGGCCCTCGCCGGCTTCACCCCCCAGACCCAGAGTCGCTGGGGGCCACCTAGAGGGATCTTTGATGAGCGTGACATGCTGGGCTCACCAGCCAGGGTCTCCAAGGGCTTCCAGGAGGAGTGCCCTAGCTCCAACCAGGGGCAGAACTTTCCCAACCGCTTTGAGAACCAGAACCGCGCTGGGGCAGGAGGAGTAGGTGCTGGTGTTGGAGGTGGCCCGGCGTGGAGTCGTGGTGGAGCTAATGCTGCAGCACCGTTCGCTGATGCTGACATGCCACAGGACTTGGATGAGTGCCGGCGCCCTTGGGACAGGCAGCAACGGGAAAGGGACGACAGGGAATTTTACTTAAGGAAGGAGATGAACGGAAACCGCCTTGAGAGAGATAGCCGCGAGAAAgaccgggagagggagagagagagggaccgggagagagaaagggaccaTGGCCGTGAGCGTGGCAACCGTGAACGAGAGCAAGAGTGCGACCGGGAGAGAGAGCGtgaaaaggagagggagaaggatcgGGAGAGAGAACGTGAGCGGGACCGTAACAAGCGTGGAGCCTGGACACCTCTTCTCCCTCTACCACAACCCCTACTTCCTACTCCTACCCCGACCCCAACCCTCTCCCTGACCCAAGGCAAATCCCAGGCCCTGCTGCAACTACAGTCCAGGCTTCAACCTAAACCTGGACTCCTAACTAAACCAGGTCTGCTTCAAACTCCAACCCTCCTAACTCGGTCAACATCTCAAGCCCCAACCAAGTTCCTTCAAGCCCCATCCCAGTCTCCAACTCAAGCCAAGAATGAAGCCCTCCCTGGGCCTGAGCCCCAGACAGAGTCCCAGTCCTCTACCCAGACCCATGCTTCCCCCAAGTCTGAGTCCTCACCCCAGACCCAATCCTCTCCTCAGAACCAGTCATCACCCCAAAACCTGGTTTCCCCTCAAGCCCAATCGCCATCCCCTCCCCAGGCTCAGTTCCCGCCACTGGCACAGTCCCCACCCCAGGCCCTGTCCCCACCACTGGCTCAGTCGCTTCCCCAGGCCCTGTCCCCACTACCGGCACAGTCGCCTCCCCAAGCCCTGTCCCCACCACCGGCACAGTCGCCCCCCCAGGCCCTGTCCCAGCCACCGGCACAGTCGCCCCCCCAGGCCCCGTCGCCACACCAGGAGATCACTGACACCCAGGAAGAGCCAGATAATGCCCTTTGGGCCAACAAGCCAGAGAAACCCCAGGAAGAACCCATAGAAGAGCCTGAACCCATAGAGGAACCTCCATCTCAGTTGGTCTATGGGACGGGGTTGAGGCTGGACACTGACGTAGTGGCTGAGCACACACCTGAACGGGTGCCCACCCCtaccctctcccccactcctgcCCCACTCTCAATGTCACCGGTCCTCACACACCGCGCTGAGGAACCCCAATGCCTGCCGGAGCCCCTGGACGTGCAGCAACCACCACAgcatgcctcctcctcctcctcttcctcctcccctaagGACAATGGACTGAGTGAGCCGATGGAGGAAGCTAAGAAACAGCCAGTGGTAGAGCAAACTGACACTGAGGGGACATAA
- the LOC129811532 gene encoding SR-related and CTD-associated factor 8-like isoform X2, with product MDSIVRQSRHQFGQDKDVFAPRFSKNIIGTFHYFYRCPSDDKSKIVRVLNLWQKNAVFKSDIIQPLLDMAAGLLPPSVNPVMTSRDAPVNNATPGTPATPATPANIVSSLPDWASQFSNTDTVAAVAQILQSPQGQQLQQLVQSLQMQQEKPQPSLLQALDAGLVVQLQALTAQLTAAASANPMQLNPLDQRVSSFNKKMLGHFDFGNDSERSEDSKKDSQSSQMPMVSDSIFHQLAEQLQQQNLEQLQKQLMEHQQHQQKDGIFGSENTPQQSSSQSQHPEPDNKMDDSIDNQQQDMDLDDGPEMGEEIFEPEDKKSKTIDIQSRTRSRSRSRSPRKRRSRSRSGSRKRKHRKRSRSRSRERKRKLSRSYSSERQALELEKERQKKGLPPIRSKFLSVCSTTLWVGQVDKKATPQDLTNLFEEFGQIESINMIPPRGCAYICMVHRQDAYHARQKLSTGSYKIVSKVIKIAWALNKGVKQEYKQLWDMDLGVTYIPWEKVKLDDLDGFAEGGMIDQETVNAEWEAAKNAPQPVKEAVSQAVSAEPMAATNTQQTQQKAFIQQVSMMPVQLPVAQAVPAGGPVPPSFPVSMTMPPPGYGPPPTFLRAGFNASQPPPGFMQAAGVPQQAGMGSAPTSLVQPSMSHAQDSVKVSPYGATVPGSFMPSAIPGQGVFNPLQPGVQTQQGANDKTGQSADGMDAAAELVLQGMQNAMSRRMGLLGMHPSASLTHPLHQQGLPGQRMPGLMPLDLQPSMLQGAGARFPLLMQQGLSQQSILDASLHAQARARAASQMDHFNRAEGAFNRATNLPNENMSKAEDQPSSQADKSQQGRDQDYRFPPPQEKQNMGLLRTPPPEHRESMGGGGRGGGAGGVGAGGGGMDGGGGRSALLQTPVREPARDSIVGRLQALAGFTPQTQSRWGPPRGIFDERDMLGSPARVSKGFQEECPSSNQGQNFPNRFENQNRAGAGGVGAGVGGGPAWSRGGANAAAPFADADMPQDLDECRRPWDRQQRERDDREFYLRKEMNGNRLERDSREKDRERERERDRERERDHGRERGNREREQECDREREREKEREKDRERERERDRNKRGAWTPLLPLPQPLLPTPTPTPTLSLTQGKSQALLQLQSRLQPKPGLLTKPGLLQTPTLLTRSTSQAPTKFLQAPSQSPTQAKNEALPGPEPQTESQSSTQTHASPKSESSPQTQSSPQNQSSPQNLVSPQAQSPSPPQAQFPPLAQSPPQALSPPLAQSLPQALSPLPAQSPPQALSPPPAQSPPQALSQPPAQSPPQAPSPHQEITDTQEEPDNALWANKPEKPQEEPIEEPEPIEEPPSQLVYGTGLRLDTDVVAEHTPERVPTPTLSPTPAPLSMSPVLTHRAEEPQCLPEPLDVQQPPQHASSSSSSSSPKDNGLSEPMEEAKKQPVVEQTDTEGT from the exons ATGGACTCCATTGTGCGGCAGTCACGGCACCAGTTTGGCCAGGACAAGGATGTGTTTGCCCCGCGCTTCAGCAAAAACATCATCGGAACCTTCCATTACTTCTACCGCTGCCCCTCAGATGACAAG AGTAAGATTGTCAGAGTCCTCAACCTGTGGCAGAAGAACGCCGTCTTCAAGAGTGACATCATCCAGCCGCTGCTGGACATGGCTGCAGGACTACTCCCTCCCAGTGTCAACCCTGTCATGACCAGCAGGGATGCTCCGGTCAACAACGCTACGCCTG GTACCCCAGCGACCCCGGCCACTCCAGCCAACATCGTGTCCAGTCTGCCTGACTGGGCGTCTCAGTTTTCCAACACAGACACTGTAGCTGCTGTGGCCCAGATCCTGCAGAGTCCACAGGGACAACAG CTCCAGCAGCTGGTGCAGAGTCTGCAGATGCAGCAGGAGAAGCCCCAGCCTTCTCTGCTGCAGGCGCTGGATGCAGGTCTGGTGGTCCAGCTGCAGGCCCTGACAGCCCAGCTCACTGCTGCAGCCTCAGCCAACCCCATGCAGCTCAACCCCCTGGACCAGAGGGTCTCCTCCTTCAACAAG AAAATGTTGGGTCATTTTGACTTTGGGAATGATTCAGAACGTTCTGAAGACTCCAAAAAGGACTCGCAATCATCCCAGAT GCCCATGGTGTCAGACTCCATCTTCCACCAGCTGGCTGAGCAGCTGCAGCAGCAGAACCTAGAGCAGTTACAGAAGCAGCTCATGGAGCACCAGCAGCACCAGCAGAAG GATGGAATCTTTGGGTCTGAGAACACACCCCAGCAGAGCAGCAGCCAATCACAGCACCCAGAGCCAGACAACAAGATGGATGACTCCATTGACAACCAGCAGCAG GACATGGACCTGGATGACGGGCCAGAGATGGGCGAAGAGATCTTCGAGCCAGAGGACAAGAAGTCCAAGACGATTGACATACAATCAAGAACACGGTCCAGGTCACGATCAAG ATCTCCCAGGAAGAGAAGGTCCAGATCACGGTCAGGCTCTCGGAAACGGAAACATCGCAAGCGATCGCGGTCACGCTCCAGAGAACGGAAGAGGAAGTTGTCGCGGTCCTACTCCAGCGAGAGACAAGCCCTCGAGCTAGAGAAAGAGCGTCAGAAGAAAGGACTGCCTCCAATCCGATCCAAGTTTCTCAGTG TGTGCAGCACCACTCTGTGGGTGGGACAGGTAGACAAGAAGGCTACTCCGCAGGACCTCACCAATCTGTTTGAAGAGTTTGGTCAGATTGAGTCTATCAAT ATGATCCCTCCCCGTGGCTGTGCCTACATCTGTATGGTCCACAGACAGGATGCCTACCACGCCAGACAGAAACTCAGCACTGGTTCATACAAGATTGTCTCCAAGGTCATTAAG ATTGCTTGGGCGCTGAATAAGGGAGTGAAGCAGGAGTATAAGCAGTTGTGGGACATGGACCTGGGGGTCACCTACATCCCCTGGGAGAAGGTCAAGCTGGACGACCTGGACGGCTTCGCTGAGGGAGGCATGATCGACCAGGAGACTGTCAACGCCG AGTGGGAAGCAGCCAAAAATGCACCACAGCCAGTGAAGGAAGCGGTGAGCCAGGCTGTTAGCGCTGAACCCATGGCAGCCACTAATACCCAACAGACCCAACAAAAGGCCTTCATCCAACAAGTCTCCATGATGCCTGTGCAG CTCCCTGTGGCCCAGGCTGTCCCTGCTGGGGGTCCTGTGCCTCCATCCTTCCCTGTttccatgacaatgcccccgccAGGCTATGGCCCCCCGCCCACCTTCCTCAGAGCAGGGTTCAACGCCTCCCAGCCTCCTCCAG GTTTCATGCAGGCAGCAGGTGTTCCTCAGCAAGCAGGCATGGGCTCAGCTCCTACAT CTCTGGTGCAGCCCTCCATGTCGCATGCTCAAGACAGCGTGAAGGTCTCCCCGTACGGAGCCACTGTCCCAGGAAGCTTCATGCCCTCTGCCATCCCTGGACAAGGGGTCTTCAACCCGCTTCAACCTGGAGTCCAGACGCAGCAAGGAGCCAATGACAAGACGGGCCAATCTGCTGATGGCATGGACGCTGCTGCAGAGTTAGTACTGCAAG GTATGCAAAATGCAATGAGTCGTCGTATGGGTCTTCTGGGGATGCACCCCTCAGCCTCCCTCACCCACCCCCTACACCAGCAGGGCCTGCCTGGCCAGAGGATGCCTGGGCTAATGCCGCTGGACCTCCAGCCTAGTATGCTCCAGGGAGCCGGGGCCCGCTTCCCCCTCCTGATGCAGCAGGGCCTGTCCCAACAGAGCATCCTGGATGCCTCTCTCCATGCACAGGCCCGCGCCAGAGCGGCCTCCCAGATGGACCACTTTAACAGGGCCGAGGGGGCCTTCAACCGGGCTACCAACCTCCCAAACGAAAACATGTCTAAGGCTGAGGACCAGCCTTCCTCTCAGGCAGACAAGAGCCAGCAGGGGAGGGACCAAGACTACCGCTTCCCCCCGCCCCAGGAGAAGCAGAACATGGGCCTGCTGAGGACACCTCCCCCGGAGCACAGAGAGTCCATGGGTGGAGGTGGACGTGGTGGGGGAGCTGGTGGTGTGGGAGCTGGTGGTGGGGGTATGGACGGAGGAGGAGGCAGATCTGCCCTGCTCCAGACCCCAGTGAGGGAGCCAGCTAGAGACAGCATAGTAGGGCGGCTTCAGGCCCTCGCCGGCTTCACCCCCCAGACCCAGAGTCGCTGGGGGCCACCTAGAGGGATCTTTGATGAGCGTGACATGCTGGGCTCACCAGCCAGGGTCTCCAAGGGCTTCCAGGAGGAGTGCCCTAGCTCCAACCAGGGGCAGAACTTTCCCAACCGCTTTGAGAACCAGAACCGCGCTGGGGCAGGAGGAGTAGGTGCTGGTGTTGGAGGTGGCCCGGCGTGGAGTCGTGGTGGAGCTAATGCTGCAGCACCGTTCGCTGATGCTGACATGCCACAGGACTTGGATGAGTGCCGGCGCCCTTGGGACAGGCAGCAACGGGAAAGGGACGACAGGGAATTTTACTTAAGGAAGGAGATGAACGGAAACCGCCTTGAGAGAGATAGCCGCGAGAAAgaccgggagagggagagagagagggaccgggagagagaaagggaccaTGGCCGTGAGCGTGGCAACCGTGAACGAGAGCAAGAGTGCGACCGGGAGAGAGAGCGtgaaaaggagagggagaaggatcgGGAGAGAGAACGTGAGCGGGACCGTAACAAGCGTGGAGCCTGGACACCTCTTCTCCCTCTACCACAACCCCTACTTCCTACTCCTACCCCGACCCCAACCCTCTCCCTGACCCAAGGCAAATCCCAGGCCCTGCTGCAACTACAGTCCAGGCTTCAACCTAAACCTGGACTCCTAACTAAACCAGGTCTGCTTCAAACTCCAACCCTCCTAACTCGGTCAACATCTCAAGCCCCAACCAAGTTCCTTCAAGCCCCATCCCAGTCTCCAACTCAAGCCAAGAATGAAGCCCTCCCTGGGCCTGAGCCCCAGACAGAGTCCCAGTCCTCTACCCAGACCCATGCTTCCCCCAAGTCTGAGTCCTCACCCCAGACCCAATCCTCTCCTCAGAACCAGTCATCACCCCAAAACCTGGTTTCCCCTCAAGCCCAATCGCCATCCCCTCCCCAGGCTCAGTTCCCGCCACTGGCACAGTCCCCACCCCAGGCCCTGTCCCCACCACTGGCTCAGTCGCTTCCCCAGGCCCTGTCCCCACTACCGGCACAGTCGCCTCCCCAAGCCCTGTCCCCACCACCGGCACAGTCGCCCCCCCAGGCCCTGTCCCAGCCACCGGCACAGTCGCCCCCCCAGGCCCCGTCGCCACACCAGGAGATCACTGACACCCAGGAAGAGCCAGATAATGCCCTTTGGGCCAACAAGCCAGAGAAACCCCAGGAAGAACCCATAGAAGAGCCTGAACCCATAGAGGAACCTCCATCTCAGTTGGTCTATGGGACGGGGTTGAGGCTGGACACTGACGTAGTGGCTGAGCACACACCTGAACGGGTGCCCACCCCtaccctctcccccactcctgcCCCACTCTCAATGTCACCGGTCCTCACACACCGCGCTGAGGAACCCCAATGCCTGCCGGAGCCCCTGGACGTGCAGCAACCACCACAgcatgcctcctcctcctcctcttcctcctcccctaagGACAATGGACTGAGTGAGCCGATGGAGGAAGCTAAGAAACAGCCAGTGGTAGAGCAAACTGACACTGAGGGGACATAA